Proteins encoded in a region of the Halorussus sp. MSC15.2 genome:
- a CDS encoding TRC40/GET3/ArsA family transport-energizing ATPase produces the protein MTELDVEPVERIDESDVPAGIDAPEYVLYGGKGGVGKTTMAAATGLASARGGTATLVVSTDPAHSLSDTFETEIPATPERIREDVPLYAAEIDPDAALEEGDAVFGGAAGGAGTGGPEADPAGSGVGAGDQSGPLGGLGEMLGEGNPMDALLGGPMPGADEAAAMQKLLEYMDDPRFERVVVDTAPTGHTLRLLELPELMDTMLGRIMKLKQKFQGMMEGMKGMFGGEDADPEQGFDDLDELSDRIERLRDTLRDPSKTDFRVVLVPEEMSVFESERLLDQLSEFGVPVGTVVVNKVMEDLADVVEPRSTAGETESGGVTSEDTDAFVSPNLDTCEFCQRRWEVQQDALARAQDVFRGHDVKRVPLLADEVRGERMLALVASCLD, from the coding sequence ATGACCGAACTCGACGTGGAACCGGTCGAGCGAATCGACGAGAGCGACGTTCCGGCGGGCATCGACGCGCCCGAGTACGTCCTCTACGGCGGGAAGGGCGGCGTCGGGAAGACCACGATGGCGGCCGCGACGGGGCTTGCGAGCGCCCGCGGCGGCACCGCCACGCTGGTCGTCTCGACCGACCCCGCTCACTCGCTGTCGGACACCTTCGAGACCGAGATTCCGGCGACCCCCGAGCGCATCCGCGAGGACGTGCCGCTCTACGCCGCCGAAATCGACCCCGACGCCGCGCTCGAAGAAGGGGACGCGGTCTTCGGCGGAGCGGCCGGAGGTGCCGGGACCGGCGGTCCCGAGGCGGACCCCGCCGGGTCGGGCGTCGGCGCTGGCGACCAGTCCGGCCCGCTCGGCGGTCTCGGCGAGATGCTGGGAGAGGGCAACCCGATGGACGCGCTGCTGGGCGGGCCGATGCCGGGCGCGGACGAGGCCGCCGCGATGCAGAAGCTACTGGAGTACATGGACGACCCGCGCTTCGAGCGCGTGGTCGTGGACACCGCGCCGACCGGCCACACCCTCCGACTCCTCGAACTGCCCGAACTAATGGACACGATGCTGGGCCGCATCATGAAGCTCAAGCAGAAGTTCCAAGGTATGATGGAGGGCATGAAGGGGATGTTCGGCGGCGAGGACGCCGACCCCGAGCAGGGGTTCGACGACCTCGACGAACTCAGCGACCGCATCGAACGACTCCGTGACACCCTCCGAGACCCGAGCAAGACCGACTTCCGTGTCGTGCTGGTCCCCGAGGAGATGAGCGTCTTCGAGTCCGAGCGCCTGCTCGACCAACTCTCGGAGTTCGGGGTGCCGGTCGGCACCGTGGTTGTCAACAAGGTGATGGAAGACCTCGCGGACGTCGTCGAACCGCGCTCGACTGCGGGTGAGACGGAGTCGGGCGGCGTGACGAGCGAGGATACCGACGCCTTCGTCTCGCCCAACCTCGACACCTGCGAGTTCTGCCAGCGACGGTGGGAGGTCCAACAGGACGCCCTCGCCCGAGCGCAGGACGTCTTCCGCGGGCACGACGTGAAGCGAGTGCCCCTGCTCGCCGACGAAGTGCGGGGCGAGCGCATGCTGGCACTCGTGGCGTCGTGTCTCGACTGA
- a CDS encoding glycosyl transferase family 2: MEYGQERVATLHDLTGTVPDAPTDRAAVVVPMTEREYAGLAAERVLSELESVAPGEVVVALRAPPEKVGAFCDWLSGFDLPLSVVWCNGPGVTDRLDEYGLNGEAGKGRDVWLALGVAAARSEYVVVHDADAKTYEAGDVARLLFPLSRGYEFSKGYYARVENGRLYGRLCRLFYAPLVRALADAHPDAAVLDYLVSFRYALAGEFGATADFVRALRVERHWGLEVGTLGEAFGYAGFEGTAQVDLGRYEHDHRAVSGPTGLSDMSRHVGRALLRAVESHGVTPDYDALPERYRRTAESFVEQYAADAGFNGLDYDRSEEREQVDIYAEAVAPPGEDRRLPAWREVALTPAEVLDVSRNDVADVRRS, from the coding sequence ATGGAGTACGGACAGGAGCGCGTCGCCACGCTACACGACCTGACGGGCACCGTCCCCGACGCCCCGACGGACCGCGCCGCGGTGGTCGTCCCGATGACCGAGCGCGAGTACGCCGGACTCGCGGCCGAGCGCGTCCTCTCTGAACTGGAGTCGGTCGCGCCCGGCGAGGTGGTCGTGGCCCTGCGCGCGCCGCCCGAGAAGGTCGGGGCGTTCTGCGACTGGCTCTCGGGGTTCGACCTGCCGCTGTCGGTGGTGTGGTGCAACGGTCCGGGCGTCACCGACCGCCTCGACGAGTACGGTCTCAACGGCGAGGCCGGGAAAGGTCGAGACGTGTGGCTGGCGCTCGGAGTCGCCGCCGCGCGCAGCGAGTACGTGGTGGTCCACGACGCCGACGCCAAGACCTACGAGGCGGGCGACGTGGCCCGACTGCTGTTCCCCCTGAGTCGGGGCTACGAGTTCTCGAAGGGCTACTACGCCCGCGTCGAGAACGGACGCCTCTACGGGCGGCTCTGTCGGCTGTTCTACGCGCCGCTGGTCCGGGCGCTGGCCGACGCCCACCCCGACGCGGCGGTGCTGGACTACCTCGTGTCGTTCCGGTACGCGCTGGCCGGGGAGTTCGGGGCGACCGCCGACTTCGTCCGCGCGCTCCGGGTCGAGCGCCACTGGGGGCTGGAGGTCGGCACGCTCGGCGAGGCGTTCGGTTACGCCGGGTTCGAGGGCACCGCGCAGGTGGACCTCGGCCGGTACGAACACGACCATCGGGCGGTCTCGGGACCGACCGGTCTCTCGGACATGAGTCGTCACGTCGGCCGGGCGCTCCTCCGGGCGGTCGAGTCCCACGGCGTGACCCCCGACTACGACGCCCTGCCCGAGCGCTATCGGCGGACCGCGGAGTCGTTCGTCGAGCAGTACGCCGCCGACGCCGGGTTCAACGGTCTCGACTACGACCGGAGCGAGGAGCGCGAGCAGGTGGACATCTACGCCGAGGCCGTCGCCCCGCCGGGCGAGGACCGGCGGCTTCCGGCGTGGCGCGAGGTGGCGCTGACGCCCGCGGAGGTTCTGGACGTCTCCCGTAACGACGTGGCCGACGTTCGCCGTAGCTGA
- a CDS encoding MFS transporter, producing the protein MSRGRVFASMCSLVFLVNLARVVFAPLLEPLSAAFALTESTAGLIATLAWLGSATPRIPTGYLLTRVDRHRVVLGTGAVLTGAAAFMTVAQSVVMLGVGAFLMGVASGAYFIAANPLITELYPERVGRTLGVHGTASQVAAVAAPLFVGAVLAGATWRGVFSIIAVVAACATAVFYWTARRTEMPDAGTEDRDLLTAARKQWPIIVSGVAILGATGFVWNGLFNFYVKYVTATKGLDAATGNTLLTVVFAAGVPAFWLTGRLADRLPHVPLMLTILGGFVACLFALTAVQGLVAIAVVTAILGYVVHSLFPALDTYLLDSLPDQNRASAYSLYSGSMMIVQALGSVAVGALVDAGFGYDTVFQTFGGVLVAILLVLVVLWANDALPTGGQDPTVVRGD; encoded by the coding sequence GTGTCTCGTGGCCGGGTCTTCGCTTCGATGTGTTCGCTGGTGTTTCTGGTCAACCTCGCCCGCGTGGTGTTCGCGCCGCTGCTCGAACCGCTGTCGGCGGCGTTCGCGCTCACCGAATCCACGGCCGGACTGATAGCCACGCTGGCGTGGTTGGGGAGCGCGACGCCCCGAATCCCGACGGGCTACCTGCTGACCCGCGTGGACCGCCACCGGGTCGTCCTCGGCACCGGCGCGGTGCTGACCGGGGCGGCGGCGTTCATGACCGTCGCCCAGTCGGTGGTGATGCTCGGGGTCGGCGCGTTCCTCATGGGCGTGGCCAGCGGCGCGTACTTCATCGCCGCCAACCCCCTCATCACGGAACTCTACCCCGAGCGAGTCGGCCGGACGCTCGGCGTTCACGGCACCGCGAGTCAGGTTGCCGCGGTCGCCGCGCCGCTGTTCGTCGGCGCGGTGCTGGCGGGCGCGACGTGGCGCGGAGTCTTCAGTATCATCGCGGTCGTGGCGGCCTGCGCCACCGCGGTCTTCTACTGGACCGCGCGTCGGACCGAGATGCCCGACGCCGGGACCGAGGACCGCGACCTGCTCACGGCGGCCCGGAAGCAGTGGCCCATCATCGTGAGCGGGGTCGCTATCCTCGGCGCGACCGGGTTCGTCTGGAACGGTCTCTTCAACTTCTACGTCAAGTACGTCACGGCGACGAAGGGACTCGACGCCGCAACCGGCAACACCCTCCTCACGGTGGTGTTCGCCGCGGGCGTTCCGGCCTTCTGGCTCACGGGACGACTCGCCGACCGCCTCCCCCACGTCCCGCTCATGCTGACGATTCTCGGCGGGTTCGTCGCCTGCCTGTTCGCGCTGACCGCGGTACAGGGGTTGGTCGCTATCGCCGTCGTCACCGCAATCCTCGGCTACGTGGTCCACAGTCTCTTCCCGGCGCTCGACACCTACCTGCTCGACTCGCTCCCCGACCAGAACCGCGCGAGCGCCTACTCGCTGTACAGCGGGTCGATGATGATAGTGCAGGCGCTGGGGAGCGTGGCGGTCGGCGCGCTCGTCGACGCCGGGTTCGGCTACGATACGGTGTTCCAGACCTTCGGGGGCGTGCTGGTCGCGATTCTGCTGGTGCTGGTCGTCCTCTGGGCGAACGACGCGCTGCCGACCGGCGGACAGGACCCGACCGTGGTTCGCGGGGACTGA
- a CDS encoding aldo/keto reductase encodes MATDDGTYEYKLQHGDDFGRTYFRLFDGLAVSSVGVGTYLGDPTDEVDARYRDAVATALEGGINVVDTAINYRCQRSERAVGTAIEDADVDRDAVFVSTKGGFVPFDGERPENPGEYVKREFVDTGLVEREDLARGSHCIAPDFIDAQLDRSLDNLGVEEIDLYYVHNPETQLHARSREAVYDQLEETFTRLEERAAAGDISTYGVATWNALRVPETDDQYLSLPEIVSRARKAAKAAENTATHLRAIQLPFNVFMADAFTVEAHEGPEGPQSALWFAHEAGLNVFTSASIGQGDLASGLPEDVSDRLAGDTAVQRAINFARSAPGVTSSLVGTSDPEHVEENLAAGRFDPLGADAFDAVFE; translated from the coding sequence ATGGCCACCGACGACGGAACCTACGAGTACAAACTCCAGCACGGCGACGACTTCGGCCGGACCTACTTCCGACTGTTCGACGGTCTCGCCGTCTCGTCGGTCGGCGTCGGCACCTACCTCGGCGACCCGACCGACGAGGTGGACGCCCGGTACCGCGACGCCGTCGCTACCGCGCTGGAGGGCGGCATCAACGTCGTGGACACCGCCATCAACTACCGGTGCCAGCGGAGCGAGCGCGCGGTCGGGACGGCCATCGAGGACGCCGACGTGGACCGCGACGCGGTGTTCGTCTCCACGAAGGGCGGATTCGTCCCCTTCGACGGCGAGCGACCGGAGAACCCCGGCGAGTACGTCAAACGCGAGTTCGTCGATACGGGTCTCGTGGAACGCGAGGACCTCGCCCGCGGGAGCCACTGCATCGCCCCCGACTTCATCGACGCCCAACTCGACCGGTCGCTCGACAATCTGGGCGTCGAGGAGATAGACCTCTACTACGTCCACAACCCCGAGACCCAACTCCACGCGCGCTCCCGAGAGGCGGTGTACGACCAGTTAGAGGAGACGTTCACCCGCCTCGAAGAGCGGGCGGCGGCGGGCGACATCTCGACGTACGGCGTCGCGACGTGGAACGCCCTCCGCGTGCCCGAGACCGACGACCAGTACCTCTCGCTGCCCGAAATCGTCTCTCGCGCCCGAAAGGCCGCCAAGGCCGCAGAGAACACCGCCACCCACCTCCGGGCCATCCAGTTGCCCTTCAACGTCTTCATGGCCGACGCCTTCACCGTGGAGGCCCACGAGGGACCGGAGGGTCCCCAGAGCGCGCTCTGGTTCGCCCACGAGGCGGGCCTGAACGTCTTCACCAGCGCCAGCATCGGGCAGGGGGACCTCGCCAGCGGTCTCCCCGAGGACGTGAGCGACCGACTCGCGGGCGACACCGCGGTCCAGCGCGCCATCAACTTCGCCCGGAGCGCGCCCGGCGTGACCAGTTCGCTGGTCGGCACGAGCGACCCGGAACACGTCGAGGAGAATCTGGCCGCCGGTCGGTTCGACCCCCTCGGCGCGGACGCCTTCGACGCGGTGTTCGAGTAG